The Shewanella halotolerans region CGGTGAAGGCGATAAATGCCGCCAAGGGGCGTACCTTCATGCTGTTTACCAGCCATCGCATGCTCAATCTGGTGGCGGTGATGTTACAGGGGCGGGTCGATTATCCGCTCCTGGTGCAGGGACAGGCGGGCAAGCAGACTTTGCTTAAGAAGTATCGGCAGCTGGGTAACGCCGTGCTGCTGGGTACGGGCGCCTTCTGGGAGGGGGTGGATGTGCGCGGTAAGCTACTGAGCTGCGTCATCATCGACAAGCTGCCCTTCGTCTCGCCGGACGATAACCTCTACAAGGCCAGGGCCGACGGCGTGCAGCGTGAGGGCAAAGATCCCTTCATGACCTTGTCGCTGCCCCAGGCGGTAATATCCCTGAACCAGGGTGTCGGCCGCCTGATTCGAGATGAGAAAGACAGGGGCGTGTTAATCCTCTGCGACAACCGCATCGTCAATCGCCCCTATGGTCAGGCCTTTATTAACTCGCTGCCGCCCATGCATCGCACCCGGGAACTCGACAGTGCGGTGCGTTTCCTGCAAGCCATAGACTAGCGCTAAGCCTGCTTAGTGCAGCTTCATCCGTGGGCGAACTACCCGCATCATCTTCTCCACCAACCAGAGGGCGATGGTCTTGGTCAGGCCGTGAATTGCTTTTTGGTGCATGCGGTAGAGGGAGATGTACATGAAGCGGGCGATCTTACCCTCGACAAACATGCTGTCTTTGGTGAGGTTGCCCATCAGGCTGCCCACGGTACTAAAGCGTGACAGATTGACCAGGGAGCCGTGATCCACATATTCATATTCGGTGAGACCCAGGCCTCTGAGCTCATTGAGAATATTGCGCTCGACACACTGGGCCATCTGGTGCGCCGACTGGGCCCTGGGCGGCACGAAGCTGCCATCGGCTTGTTCACAGGCGCAGCAATCGCCGATCACATAGAGATCGTCATGGCCTTGGGCCTGTAGGGTCGGACGCACCAATATCTGATTGGCGCGGTTGAGGTTAAGTCCCTCTATCTGCTTGATAAAATCTGGCGCCTTAACCCCGGCAGCCCATAACATCAGGTTGGCGGCGATCAACTCGCCGCCTGCAGTGACAAAGCCCTTAGAGGTCGCCTCTTCGATGCGGGTATTTTGTCGCACCGACACGCCAAGCTTAATCAGCTCGCGGGTAGCCGAGGCGGCGATACGCTCGGGCAGGGCGGGTAAGATCCGCGGGCCAGCCTCGATCAGTGTGATACTCAGCCTGTCGGCGGTCATCTTGCTCAGGCCATAACTCTTGAGCAGATCGGTCACATGGTAGAGTTCGGCGGACAGCTCCACCCCAGTCGCACCACCGCCGACGATGGCAATATTGAGCTTTTGCTGTTCCTCCGATTGATGCATGCGGGTGAAGCTGTCGAGCAGGGCGTTGTGAAAGCGGTTCGCCTGGTGGTGGGAGTCAAGAAAGAAGCAGTGCTCCTTTACGCCCGGGGTGCCAAAGTCGTTGCTGACGCTACCGACCGCCAATACTAAGGTGTCGTACTCAAGTTCTCTGGCGGGCAGCAGTGCCTCGCCCTTATCGTTGCTGATGGCGCCGAGCTGTAATCGTTTGCCCTTAAGATCTAGCCCGGTGAGTTCCCCCAATTGAAACTGGTAGCCATGTTTAACCGCATGGGCGGAGTAGACCACGCCGTCGAGGTCGGCGTCGAGTGAACCTGTGGCCACCTCATGGAGCAAGGGTTTCCAGATATGAGTGCGATTTTTGTCTATCAGCAGGATCTCGGCCCGCTGCTTCTTGCCTAACTTGTGTCCCAGTTGGGTGGCCAGGCCGAGTCCGCCGGCACCGCCGCCCACTATCACGATTCTTGGGATCTTTGCACTCATCGACAACTCCTTCTATTGGGGATTAGGGGCCCGGCGTCGCTTGCGTGTCTGTATCAGTCCGGCGCAGATGATCAGGCCACAGCCCATTAATTGTATCGGGGTGAGGTGCTCGGCAAACAGGCTCCAGCCGAGGATCACCACGGTCACAGGTTCGATATAGGCCAAGGTGCCGAAGGTGGCCGCGGGCAAAACCCGTAGCGCCTTGACCGCGAATAAGATCGCCAGAAAGCCGGGAAACACGCCGATCAGCGCCAGCCAGAACCACTGGGTTAAGCTGGGGAGCACGGCTTGATGCAGGGCGAAGGGCAGCAAGCAGAGGGCGCCGAAACTCAGTTGGATAAGCGTGCTCTGGTAGGGGCTGGCACTGGCGGGGCGGCGATTGATTAACATGAAACCGCTGTAGCTCAGCAGGGCCAGCAGGGCAAAGCCATAGCCCTTGAGTTCGGCCGTGCTGCCCGTGAGGCTCTCAAGGCTCGGCAATATGGCTACGACGCCAATAAGGGCGATGCCTATGGCTAATAGGTCTTGGCGCGTCAGCCGCTCATGGAAGAGGAAGTGAGCGCCAATGGCGCTGACCAGGGGGGCGAGATAGATAAGCATCACCGCATTGGCCATGTTGATGTAACCTATGGATTGCACGTAAAACACCATGAAACCGGCGAGCATAGCGCCATTAAAAAGATGGCGTTTCCCTGGACGATGCAGGATCTGCCGGGCCTTGCCTGTGGCAAGCATGTAGGCGATGAGGCAGGCGGCGCCGATCAGCAGGCGGTAAAAGGTGATGATGCTGGCTTCTAGGTTGGCGGTGCGCGCCAGTGCGCCGATTGTGCCCATTAAAATGGCCGAGCCTAGGGCCATCATCACGGCCTGGGAGGATAAATGCGATGGCGATTGTGACAGAGGTTGGGACTGTGCTCTTGATTGACTCATTACGTCATTAGCCTACATCTGAGTGCGACTCTAGATCCTTGGGTTGAGTGTCTGTGCTAGCTCTTGTGTCGGCTTGCGTGCTGGCTTAAGCGCCAAATTAAGCTAATAAGCCGATAAGCGTGAGCCTATCCTATCGGGTTTATCTCAAAGAGAAAACGGATTTTTTGCCCTAGCGTCGATATCAACTCAAGGGGCTATAGGGCCAAAGGGCAAGTGACGTCTAGTCGCTAAAATACCTAGGTTGACCGCTATGGAGCGGGCAATTAAGGCTATACCTAAGCGGGTTTTACGTTATAATCGGCGCCATTCATCCTATGGTTTTGGCGATGAGGCATTAGCGCAGTTCGAATAGCCGCGCAGTGTCATGATATCGCGACAGATTTGGTTCGTTTTTGCATGCCGGAAAATAAAGATTTCTCAGCCCCATTAAGTTTACTCGCCCTGGACACCTGCACCGAGTTTTGTTCGGTCGCCCTGCAATATCAGGGACAGGTGTTTGCCCGTGAGGCCGATGCGCCGCGGGAACACAGCCAACGCCTGCTGCCCATGGTGCAGGAGGTACTGCAAGAGGCGGGTATCGAGCTGAGTCAGGTGGATGTGATTGCTTATGGCCGTGGCCCTGGCAGCTTTACCGGGATCCGTATCTGCACCTCTATGACCCAGGGGATGGCTTTAGGCCAAGATCTTCCCGTGGTGGGGATCTCAACCCTGGCGGCCATGGCCCAGGCGGCTATCGAGATAAAGGGCGCGACTCAAGTAGCGACCGCCATCGATGCGCGCATGGGCGAGATTTACTACGGCGAGTACCTGTCTGTAGATGGCTTGGCCAGCCTGGTTGGGGAAGAGCGGGTCTGTGCGCCAGAGGAGTTGTCGAGCCAGCTGGCTTTTGATACGCCCCTTGCCGCCTGTGGCACAGGCTTCGATGCCTATCCGGAGCTATTGACCGAGCAGATGAGCCTGGTCGAGGAAGCCAAATTCCCACTCGCGCGCTTTATGTTGCCGCTGGCAGAAGCCGCTGTGAAGGCGGGGCAGGCGACCGATGTGGATCGGCTAAAACCTGTGTATCTGCGTGATACCGTGACCTGGAAAAAACTGCCCGGTCGCGAGTAATTTAGTGTAGGCTTGAAGCAGTATCGCGTAACCAGATTGTCAGGAGAGAAGGGGGAATCATTAGTATGCAAGTTTCGTCATCTAACCTGATGCCTGGACTCTCTTCGGGCGCCTCTGCCATTAGCGATGCTATCGCCCCCCAGCAGACTTTGCGGACCAATGTCATCGACGTGACGCCAGTGGGGCCGGCCGTACCAGCTAGAGACGAGATCCAAGTTGCGGCAAATGCCAATACAAATGTGGCTAGCGATACCACTGGTGACGCCACTCAGTTGGTCGATCGCAAGCACGAGTCCCTCGAAGAGCGGCTTAGCGCCAAGCTTGAATACGATCAACAAACCGGTGGCAGTCGCGGCGCCATAGGCCAATATCTGCTGCACCAACACGCCGCCCAGCGCGATGCCATCTCTCAGATGGTGGGCATAGACACTTACGTTTAGTTGCTTATGTTTGATGCCTGACGTTTAACGCCTAGCGTTTCACATCTCACTTTAAGTCAGGCATATTCTAGTCTAGGCACACTTTAGTTCAGGCAGATAGGTAGTTAGGCGTCTTGTCTTATTCCGGTTTTAGCCCGGTTTTAGTCCGGTTATAGGCTGGTTTTAGCCATGTTTTAGTCCGGTTTTAGCCGGGAACACCAGACATGATTGAGTGGCCGAAACATCACTGCATCATCAACCTATAGGATGGGTTATTCATTATGGGACTTTCGCCAACTTCCTCCTCTGTTTCTCCCTCATCTTCTCCGTCACCTTCGCCTTTAGGTTCAAGCGGCATGCCATCTCGCAGCCTCTTCATGGTCGAGCTGCTGCTGGCCCTGGTAGTTACTCGCATTCCCTATCTGAGCGTGCCCTTTAAGTGGCTGGAGAGTTATTTTCACGAGGCGTCTCACGCCCTGGCGACCCTGATTAGCGGCGGGATAGTGAGTCATATTGAGCTCTATCCCAACGGCGCCGGTCTGTGCGTGAGCCAGGGAGGCTGGCCCGTGTTGATTGGCTTTGCCGGCTATTTCGGCGCCGCGCTCTGGGGGCTACTCATCTTTCATCTGGCGACTTGGGCCAGGGGGATCCGCGTCAGCTTTAGCTGTCTCGGGCTGGTGGTGTTGCTGAGTATCGTGCTCTGGGGGCGGGATCTGCTCACCGTCGCCATCTTGCTGATGCTCGCCTTGCTGTTTCTGCTGCCGTTAAAACTCAGTCATAGCCCACTGCTGACCTTTGCCCTGAGGGTGATGGCGCTGATGGTGATGTTGAACGCGCTCGCCAGCCCGACCGTGCTGCTGGGCATGCCGGGGCGCGGCGATGCAGCCATGCTGGCGGAGCAGACCTGGATCCCGGCCTGGATCTGGGTAGGCATCTGGCTGCTCACCAGTTTAACCATGCTCTGGCTCTGCTGGCGCCGGGTCGATAGTGCCAATCAGCTGAGCGCGCAAAAAGTGTAACCGACTGTATATCTAGTTTAATTTTCGTTATTAGCCTGATAGCTTAGGTGTTTTAGCCTTATCTAATATCTAGGGAGAGAATATGAAGAGTTTAACCTTAGCGGCCTCACTGGCATTAGCCATAGGCGTGGCGGCACCTAGCCTAGTCAGCCCAAACTAT contains the following coding sequences:
- a CDS encoding NAD(P)/FAD-dependent oxidoreductase, giving the protein MSAKIPRIVIVGGGAGGLGLATQLGHKLGKKQRAEILLIDKNRTHIWKPLLHEVATGSLDADLDGVVYSAHAVKHGYQFQLGELTGLDLKGKRLQLGAISNDKGEALLPARELEYDTLVLAVGSVSNDFGTPGVKEHCFFLDSHHQANRFHNALLDSFTRMHQSEEQQKLNIAIVGGGATGVELSAELYHVTDLLKSYGLSKMTADRLSITLIEAGPRILPALPERIAASATRELIKLGVSVRQNTRIEEATSKGFVTAGGELIAANLMLWAAGVKAPDFIKQIEGLNLNRANQILVRPTLQAQGHDDLYVIGDCCACEQADGSFVPPRAQSAHQMAQCVERNILNELRGLGLTEYEYVDHGSLVNLSRFSTVGSLMGNLTKDSMFVEGKIARFMYISLYRMHQKAIHGLTKTIALWLVEKMMRVVRPRMKLH
- a CDS encoding DMT family transporter, with translation MSQSRAQSQPLSQSPSHLSSQAVMMALGSAILMGTIGALARTANLEASIITFYRLLIGAACLIAYMLATGKARQILHRPGKRHLFNGAMLAGFMVFYVQSIGYINMANAVMLIYLAPLVSAIGAHFLFHERLTRQDLLAIGIALIGVVAILPSLESLTGSTAELKGYGFALLALLSYSGFMLINRRPASASPYQSTLIQLSFGALCLLPFALHQAVLPSLTQWFWLALIGVFPGFLAILFAVKALRVLPAATFGTLAYIEPVTVVILGWSLFAEHLTPIQLMGCGLIICAGLIQTRKRRRAPNPQ
- the tsaB gene encoding tRNA (adenosine(37)-N6)-threonylcarbamoyltransferase complex dimerization subunit type 1 TsaB produces the protein MPENKDFSAPLSLLALDTCTEFCSVALQYQGQVFAREADAPREHSQRLLPMVQEVLQEAGIELSQVDVIAYGRGPGSFTGIRICTSMTQGMALGQDLPVVGISTLAAMAQAAIEIKGATQVATAIDARMGEIYYGEYLSVDGLASLVGEERVCAPEELSSQLAFDTPLAACGTGFDAYPELLTEQMSLVEEAKFPLARFMLPLAEAAVKAGQATDVDRLKPVYLRDTVTWKKLPGRE
- a CDS encoding M50 family metallopeptidase; amino-acid sequence: MPSRSLFMVELLLALVVTRIPYLSVPFKWLESYFHEASHALATLISGGIVSHIELYPNGAGLCVSQGGWPVLIGFAGYFGAALWGLLIFHLATWARGIRVSFSCLGLVVLLSIVLWGRDLLTVAILLMLALLFLLPLKLSHSPLLTFALRVMALMVMLNALASPTVLLGMPGRGDAAMLAEQTWIPAWIWVGIWLLTSLTMLWLCWRRVDSANQLSAQKV